Proteins encoded in a region of the Vicia villosa cultivar HV-30 ecotype Madison, WI linkage group LG5, Vvil1.0, whole genome shotgun sequence genome:
- the LOC131605169 gene encoding uncharacterized protein LOC131605169: MPSSFQHTGGSGFSYPMQMTSSFQHTRGSSSTPPTQAGRSPSPRPTQAGRSPRPRPTQAGRSPSPRPTQVGGSRTPHPTHVPAREVDEAVDEIDIVDLRGRDDPDEIHVVDGRFWIHPEGSNFTPSRTAARIVNYIVQQMYKSAFKSYGDVDNKDEWFRMFKEKCVWDPLSEKTVQKVFNTRCSKRMSDMLRRVRENYELHGIRPSWIGEEVFQELVIYWRTPEFRAKSETFKKMRASEKGGCVNTVGSISTAEHARRLAKQLGRRPLITLEDAALRDDIEDDCRRIKVADDVDVLLITFLLLFEEMKMIVPRRRLKERFAD, translated from the exons atgccttcatccttccagcataCTGGAGGATCTGGTTTCTCATATCCCATGCAGATGACTTCCTCCTTTCAGCATACGAGAGGATCCAGCAGTACAcctccgacacaggctggacgatctcctagtccacgccccacacaggctggacgatctccccgtccacgtccgacacaggctggacgatctcctagtccacgccccacacaggttggaggctcacgcaccccacatcccacacatgtaccagcccgtgaggttgatgaggcagttgatgagatagaCATAGTtgatcttcgtgggagggatgatcccgatgagattcatgtcgttgacggtagattttggattcatcccgaaggaagcaa ttttactccgagtcggactgctgcaaggattgttaactatatagttcagcagatgtataaatcagcttttaagagctatggggacgtcgataataaagatgaatggtttagaatgtttaag GAGAAATGCGTGTGGGATCCATTGAGTGAAAAAACCgttcagaaagttttcaataccagatgctctaaaagaatgtctgatatgctgcggcgagtaagggagaattatgagcttcacggcatccgtcctagctggataggcgaggaggtttttcaggagcttgtaatatattggaggactccagaattccgggctaaatcagaaacttttaagaagatgagggcatctgaaaagggcggttgtgtcaacacagttggaagtattagcaccgccgagcatgcccgacgattg gcTAAGCAGTTGGGGAGAAgaccattgat AACTCTTGAAGATGCAGCGTTGCGAGATGATATTGAAGATGATTGTCGAAGAATCAAAGTTGCCGACGATGTTGATGTGTTGTTGATTACGTTTTTGTTGCTGTttgaagagatgaagatgattgtgCCACGACGAAGATTGAAGGAGCGCTTCGCAGATTGA